In one window of Gemmatimonadota bacterium DNA:
- a CDS encoding L,D-transpeptidase, whose protein sequence is MLGAHHSRLAPACAPLGCVPAVSHPALLAGAGEAATLEGWNAARSFRRVSAEAWGRMAALDSAEQLTILKLNRVDAAHARRRTLVVPDSIAPELSYAPFPATVFSLRALPKFVVVSRRVQAFAAYEHGELVRWGPTSTGKASTPTDPGLFFTNWKDRQTISTDDPSWILDWYVNFIALKGVAFHQYDLPGLPASHGCVRLLEEDARWMFDWTQAWVPGRGSAVTRYGTPVLVFGDWDAGAPAPWLTVTEDGARAEVSSWELGAALAPHLELALERSALPVEVLASR, encoded by the coding sequence ATGTTGGGTGCACACCACAGCCGGCTCGCACCGGCGTGCGCGCCGCTGGGGTGTGTCCCGGCGGTCTCCCACCCGGCGCTGCTCGCCGGCGCCGGTGAGGCCGCCACGCTGGAGGGGTGGAACGCCGCGCGCAGCTTCCGTCGCGTGTCCGCCGAGGCGTGGGGCCGCATGGCCGCGCTCGATTCCGCCGAGCAGCTCACCATCCTCAAGCTCAACCGGGTCGACGCCGCGCACGCGCGCCGCCGCACCCTGGTGGTCCCCGATTCCATCGCCCCCGAGCTCAGCTACGCCCCGTTCCCGGCCACGGTCTTCTCGCTGCGCGCGCTGCCCAAGTTCGTGGTGGTCTCCCGCCGGGTGCAGGCGTTCGCCGCCTACGAGCATGGCGAGCTGGTCCGCTGGGGCCCGACCAGCACCGGGAAGGCAAGCACCCCCACCGACCCGGGGCTCTTCTTCACCAACTGGAAGGACCGCCAGACCATCAGCACTGACGATCCCAGCTGGATCCTCGACTGGTACGTCAACTTCATCGCCCTCAAGGGCGTGGCCTTCCACCAGTACGACCTCCCCGGGCTCCCGGCCAGCCACGGCTGCGTGCGCCTGCTCGAGGAGGATGCCCGCTGGATGTTCGACTGGACCCAGGCCTGGGTGCCCGGCCGTGGCTCGGCCGTCACCCGCTACGGCACGCCGGTGCTGGTCTTCGGCGACTGGGACGCCGGCGCCCCGGCGCCGTGGCTCACCGTGACCGAGGATGGCGCCCGCGCCGAGGTGTCGAGCTGGGAACTCGGGGCCGCGCTGGCCCCGCACCTCGAACTGGCGCTGGAGCGGTCAGCGCTCCCCGTCGAGGTCCTCGCCAGCCGTTAG
- a CDS encoding CHAT domain-containing protein, which yields MRASLPLLLLTALAAPPAAGAVWRDDPAPTRPALATLLERARASLGRAPFDSTRTLMRQVERGAQALADSAALVEARVVLAFLDSRQASLPEALARFAEAERAVPAGDGHALAQVRCWRAPILTFAGRPEAVQEIAAGIAGARVAGDPILLGLCYQGAVTVLTALAGPGGRIEAYADSAATTQAQAGDHFGWSVTEFVRGFSRLQRTDLAGARRALLLARREAQASDNTFSTGWIHRFLGETYWWAGDFLAADREFARAESVLTWMGDLFGLGGLDYVRSGLLIDLGRLDEAQARLEAARDTLDRSPGGDSYGERFRLAEVTLRRGRWAEASAELEAALRYAHARGWDPQPPGLAYIRGLLALRLGALDQATRAFRGIIADPEAEELERYVARARLAETLVRRGDLGGALAEMTAANAELERLRASLDDPELRRLVYQTRQTFDEPDLGLSTIVAALTRGGRAADALRLAEARRARTLRDRRTEARSFVAPAAAGPGGAATSWATPDTATAFLEYVTGWWGAPTTLFVVTSDGTRGYELPALDSLRAPLTRYVDLLRTGDPATAPGRSLGAALLAPAIAALPDRITRLVLVPDDVLHFLPFEALPLPDGTPLGARYALSQVPSLAVAGDAAAAPGPALRVLALGDPAFGPPADDDPLRALYETSGGLAPLPSARREARLAARFGEGSVARTGSAASEAYLKASALGDFGVLHFATHALVDARSLASSSLALAPGGGEDGFLTVGEIGTLALAGKLVVLSGCRTATGAMIGGEGILGLTTALLEGGARAVVASRWPVRDRATADLIEALYTGMADGLPLDAALQRAQREARMRGVPAADWAAFVVVGDGAMRLPLRRPAPRWAGWLAVGLVAAAGAWWLARRRVRAAPA from the coding sequence ATGCGCGCCTCGCTGCCCCTGCTCCTGCTCACCGCCCTGGCGGCCCCCCCGGCCGCCGGGGCGGTGTGGCGTGATGATCCCGCCCCGACCCGTCCCGCGCTGGCCACCCTGCTGGAGCGGGCCCGGGCCTCCCTGGGCCGCGCACCCTTCGATTCCACGCGGACCCTGATGCGGCAGGTGGAACGGGGGGCCCAGGCGCTCGCCGATTCAGCCGCGCTGGTGGAGGCGCGGGTGGTGCTGGCCTTCCTCGACTCGCGGCAGGCGTCGCTCCCCGAGGCGCTGGCGCGCTTTGCGGAGGCGGAGCGCGCGGTCCCGGCGGGCGACGGGCACGCGCTGGCGCAGGTGCGCTGCTGGCGCGCGCCGATCCTCACCTTTGCGGGTCGCCCGGAGGCGGTGCAGGAGATCGCCGCCGGCATCGCGGGGGCGCGAGTCGCGGGGGACCCCATCCTCCTCGGGCTCTGCTACCAGGGCGCCGTCACCGTGCTCACCGCGCTGGCCGGCCCCGGCGGGCGCATCGAGGCCTACGCCGACAGCGCGGCCACCACCCAGGCCCAGGCCGGCGATCACTTCGGCTGGTCGGTCACCGAGTTCGTCCGCGGGTTCAGCCGCCTGCAGCGCACCGACCTTGCGGGGGCCCGGCGCGCGCTGCTGCTGGCCCGGCGGGAGGCGCAGGCCAGCGACAACACCTTCAGCACGGGGTGGATTCACCGGTTCCTGGGCGAGACCTACTGGTGGGCCGGCGACTTCCTGGCCGCCGATCGCGAGTTCGCCCGGGCCGAGTCGGTGCTGACCTGGATGGGCGACCTGTTCGGGCTCGGTGGCCTCGACTACGTGCGCAGCGGGTTGCTGATCGACCTTGGCCGCCTGGACGAGGCCCAGGCGCGGCTGGAGGCCGCCCGCGACACGCTGGACCGGAGCCCCGGTGGCGACTCGTACGGGGAGCGGTTTCGCCTGGCCGAGGTGACGCTGCGGCGGGGCCGGTGGGCGGAGGCGTCGGCGGAGCTCGAGGCGGCGCTACGCTACGCCCACGCGCGGGGATGGGATCCGCAGCCGCCGGGGCTCGCCTACATCCGCGGACTGCTGGCCCTGCGGCTCGGCGCGCTGGACCAGGCGACCCGGGCCTTCCGCGGGATCATCGCCGACCCGGAGGCGGAGGAGCTGGAGCGCTACGTGGCCCGCGCCCGGCTGGCGGAGACGCTGGTCCGCCGCGGTGACCTCGGGGGCGCGCTGGCGGAGATGACCGCCGCGAACGCCGAGCTGGAGCGGCTGCGCGCGAGCCTGGATGATCCCGAACTGCGACGGCTGGTCTACCAGACCCGGCAGACCTTCGATGAGCCCGACCTCGGGCTGTCCACGATCGTGGCGGCGCTGACCCGGGGGGGGCGTGCGGCGGATGCGCTGCGGCTGGCGGAGGCGCGCCGCGCGCGGACCCTGCGCGACCGGCGCACCGAGGCCCGGAGCTTCGTGGCGCCCGCGGCCGCGGGGCCGGGCGGCGCGGCGACCAGCTGGGCCACGCCGGACACGGCCACCGCCTTCCTGGAATACGTCACGGGGTGGTGGGGCGCGCCGACCACGCTGTTCGTGGTGACCTCCGACGGCACGCGCGGCTACGAGCTGCCCGCGCTCGACTCCCTGCGCGCGCCACTGACCCGCTACGTGGACCTGCTGCGCACGGGGGACCCGGCCACCGCCCCCGGGCGCTCGCTCGGCGCGGCGCTGCTTGCCCCGGCGATCGCCGCGCTGCCGGACCGCATCACGCGGCTGGTGCTGGTGCCGGACGACGTGCTGCACTTCCTCCCCTTCGAGGCGCTGCCGCTCCCCGACGGCACGCCCCTCGGCGCCCGCTATGCCCTGAGCCAGGTGCCCTCGCTGGCCGTCGCCGGTGACGCCGCGGCCGCCCCCGGCCCGGCGCTGCGGGTGCTGGCGCTGGGCGATCCCGCGTTCGGGCCTCCTGCCGACGATGACCCGCTGCGCGCCCTGTACGAAACGTCCGGTGGCCTGGCGCCGCTGCCCAGCGCACGGCGCGAGGCCCGGCTCGCGGCGCGCTTCGGCGAGGGGTCGGTGGCACGGACCGGATCCGCGGCCTCGGAGGCGTACCTGAAGGCGTCGGCGCTGGGGGACTTCGGGGTCCTCCACTTTGCCACCCACGCGCTGGTCGATGCCCGCAGCCTGGCCAGCAGTTCGCTGGCCCTCGCGCCGGGCGGCGGCGAGGACGGCTTCCTGACGGTGGGCGAGATCGGCACCCTGGCGCTCGCGGGCAAGCTGGTGGTGCTCTCCGGCTGCCGCACCGCCACCGGCGCGATGATCGGCGGCGAGGGCATCCTCGGGCTGACCACGGCGCTGCTCGAGGGTGGCGCCCGGGCGGTGGTGGCGAGCCGGTGGCCGGTGCGGGACCGGGCCACCGCGGACCTCATCGAGGCCCTCTACACGGGGATGGCGGATGGCCTGCCGCTCGACGCGGCGCTGCAGCGCGCCCAGCGCGAGGCGCGCATGCGCGGCGTGCCGGCCGCCGACTGGGCGGCGTTCGTGGTGGTGGGCGACGGGGCGATGCGGCTGCCGCTGCGGCGCCCGGCACCACGGTGGGCCGGGTGGCTGGCCGTGGGCCTGGTGGCGGCCGCGGGCGCGTGGTGGCTGGCGCGGCGGCGGGTCAGGGCGGCGCCAGCGTGA
- a CDS encoding sigma-70 family RNA polymerase sigma factor, with the protein MTEHPPDLSPAIEAALRQYADLVRGVGQRHGLDPMDLDEVMQEVRIRLWRALGHGERIGAVRPLYIRRTAVSAAIDVLRRRRLRREQPVAADEEPSPLPPTPDTPERRAERGEFRRRLGQAIEALAPSRQPVVRMYLAGYSSGEIAEVFGWTEAKARNLLYRGLDDLRARLTALGCHPEALA; encoded by the coding sequence ATGACGGAGCATCCCCCCGATCTCTCCCCGGCCATCGAGGCGGCATTGCGGCAATACGCCGACCTGGTGCGAGGGGTGGGGCAGCGGCATGGCCTGGACCCGATGGACCTCGACGAGGTCATGCAGGAGGTCCGGATCCGGCTGTGGCGCGCGCTCGGGCATGGTGAGAGGATCGGGGCGGTGCGTCCGTTGTACATCCGACGCACCGCGGTCAGCGCGGCGATCGACGTGCTGCGCCGGCGGCGCCTGCGACGGGAGCAACCAGTGGCCGCCGACGAGGAGCCCTCCCCCCTGCCGCCGACCCCCGACACGCCGGAGCGACGGGCCGAGCGCGGTGAGTTCCGGCGCCGCCTGGGCCAGGCCATCGAGGCGCTCGCGCCGAGCCGGCAGCCGGTGGTCCGGATGTACCTGGCGGGGTACAGCAGCGGGGAGATCGCCGAGGTGTTCGGCTGGACCGAGGCCAAGGCCCGCAACCTGCTCTATCGCGGCCTGGACGACCTGCGCGCGCGGCTGACCGCGCTGGGCTGCCACCCGGAGGCACTGGCATGA
- a CDS encoding sigma-70 family RNA polymerase sigma factor, producing the protein MDGQSDQVSGALDRVLGRFAERVRYIGIRHGLTGSDVEDLLQEVRLRLWKALESDEKILAAPASYVHRTAVSAALDVLRRRRARRETPARLSRPSGIAMLGESPAADRLMEEIELQEQVGRAVEQLIPARRSVVKMYLSGYGREEIADLLGWTEPKTRNLLYRGLADLREILTGMGIGPEALQ; encoded by the coding sequence ATGGACGGACAGTCGGATCAGGTGTCGGGGGCGCTCGACCGGGTGCTGGGCCGGTTCGCGGAGCGGGTGCGGTACATCGGCATCCGGCACGGCCTGACGGGCAGCGACGTCGAGGACCTCCTCCAGGAGGTCCGGCTGCGGCTGTGGAAGGCGCTCGAGAGCGATGAGAAGATCCTCGCCGCCCCCGCGTCCTACGTGCACCGGACGGCGGTCTCCGCGGCGCTCGACGTGCTGCGCCGCCGCCGGGCCCGCCGGGAAACCCCGGCCCGGCTCTCGCGCCCCAGCGGGATCGCCATGCTCGGCGAGTCCCCGGCGGCCGACCGGCTCATGGAAGAGATCGAGCTGCAGGAACAGGTGGGGCGCGCGGTGGAACAGCTGATCCCCGCCCGGCGCTCGGTGGTGAAGATGTACCTCTCGGGCTACGGCCGGGAGGAGATCGCCGACCTGCTCGGCTGGACCGAGCCCAAGACCCGCAACCTGCTGTACCGGGGCCTCGCCGACCTGCGCGAGATCCTCACCGGCATGGGCATCGGCCCGGAGGCGCTGCAATGA
- the hemJ gene encoding protoporphyrinogen oxidase HemJ, with protein MAYLWWKAVHIIGVVSWFAGLFYLVRLFIYHAEANTGAEPARTILMRQYAIMERRLYYMITYPAMVIATLTAVALLVLQPAWLQDRWMWVKLGVVALLIAYHYWCEVTMKRMARGDIRHTGERLRWANEGPTLLLILGVVLAVLKEATPLGVLGLVIVGVSGLFAGSIRRYSRYRRSHPVPRALSQHSEA; from the coding sequence ATGGCGTACCTCTGGTGGAAAGCGGTCCATATCATCGGCGTGGTGTCGTGGTTCGCCGGCCTGTTCTACCTGGTCCGGCTGTTCATCTACCACGCCGAGGCCAACACCGGGGCCGAGCCGGCCCGCACCATCCTGATGCGCCAGTACGCGATCATGGAGCGGCGCCTGTACTACATGATTACCTACCCGGCCATGGTGATCGCCACGTTGACGGCGGTGGCGCTGCTGGTGCTCCAGCCCGCATGGCTGCAGGATCGCTGGATGTGGGTCAAGCTGGGCGTGGTGGCACTGCTGATCGCCTACCACTACTGGTGCGAAGTCACCATGAAGCGCATGGCCCGGGGCGACATCCGCCACACCGGGGAGCGGCTCCGCTGGGCCAACGAGGGGCCCACCCTCCTGCTGATCCTGGGTGTGGTGCTCGCCGTCCTCAAGGAAGCGACGCCGCTCGGCGTGCTCGGCCTGGTGATCGTGGGCGTGAGCGGGCTCTTCGCCGGCAGCATCCGGCGCTATTCCCGCTATCGCCGGTCCCACCCGGTGCCCCGCGCGCTGTCGCAGCACTCGGAGGCCTGA
- a CDS encoding arylesterase: MNLGQPWMRSARIIVALAATVLWGCGGAGGDPPARSAAESLPAPATGAEPPAPSAAGAPTVVFLGTSLTAGLGLDPDSAYPAWIQRKVDAAGLGYTVVNAGQSGESSAGALTRIDWIMRQRPAVLVIETGANDGLRGQDPDSTRANIQAIIDRARAASPATRIVLAAMEAMPNLGQDYVRRFRAIFPGLAKRNDITLLPFILDGVAGIDSLNQQDGIHPGNRGARLVADNVWRGLEPVLRAAREQADGRLAAWSTP, from the coding sequence ATGAACCTTGGACAGCCCTGGATGAGGTCGGCTAGAATCATAGTCGCGCTGGCGGCGACGGTCCTCTGGGGCTGTGGCGGCGCCGGGGGCGATCCCCCCGCCCGGTCGGCCGCGGAGTCGCTGCCGGCACCCGCGACCGGAGCCGAGCCCCCGGCCCCCTCCGCCGCCGGGGCCCCGACCGTCGTGTTTCTCGGCACCAGCCTCACGGCCGGCCTCGGCCTCGACCCGGACAGCGCCTATCCGGCCTGGATCCAGCGGAAGGTGGATGCGGCGGGGCTCGGCTACACGGTGGTGAACGCGGGGCAGAGCGGGGAATCGAGCGCCGGCGCCCTGACGCGGATCGACTGGATCATGCGGCAGCGGCCCGCCGTGCTGGTGATCGAGACCGGCGCCAACGACGGCCTGCGCGGCCAGGACCCGGACTCCACCCGGGCCAACATCCAGGCCATCATCGACCGCGCCCGCGCCGCGAGCCCCGCGACCCGCATCGTGCTCGCCGCCATGGAAGCGATGCCCAACCTGGGTCAGGACTACGTCCGGAGGTTCCGCGCGATCTTCCCGGGCCTCGCGAAGCGCAATGATATCACGCTGCTGCCGTTCATCCTCGACGGCGTGGCCGGCATCGACTCGCTCAACCAGCAGGACGGCATCCACCCCGGAAACCGGGGCGCGCGCCTGGTGGCGGACAACGTGTGGCGCGGTCTGGAACCGGTGCTGCGGGCGGCGAGGGAGCAGGCGGACGGACGACTCGCAGCATGGAGCACACCGTGA
- a CDS encoding ABC transporter ATP-binding protein, with amino-acid sequence MIRVESLSKEYLSGGRPLTVLKDITLEIPTGELAAIVGPSGSGKTTLLGLLAGLDRPSRGRVVVDGTDLTTLSEDALATFRAERVGFVFQSFHLIPTLTARENVEVPLELRGEEARGRADELLARVGLKGREHHYPAQLSGGEQQRVALARAFANRPRILFADEPTGNLDQGTGQRVVDILLELNRELGTTTVLVTHDLELARKARRVIRLADGAVVSDGAAG; translated from the coding sequence ATGATCCGCGTCGAATCGCTGTCCAAGGAATACCTCTCCGGCGGGCGTCCGCTCACCGTGCTGAAGGATATCACGCTGGAGATCCCCACGGGGGAGCTCGCCGCCATCGTGGGCCCCAGCGGCAGCGGGAAGACCACGCTGCTCGGCCTGCTGGCCGGGCTCGACCGCCCGAGCCGCGGGCGGGTGGTGGTGGACGGCACCGACCTCACCACCCTCTCCGAGGACGCGCTGGCCACCTTCCGGGCCGAGCGGGTGGGGTTCGTGTTCCAGTCGTTCCACCTGATCCCGACGCTGACCGCACGGGAGAACGTCGAGGTGCCGCTCGAGCTCCGGGGCGAGGAGGCGCGCGGGCGGGCCGATGAATTGCTGGCCCGGGTGGGCCTCAAGGGCCGGGAGCACCACTACCCCGCCCAGCTCTCCGGGGGCGAGCAGCAGCGGGTGGCGCTGGCGCGCGCCTTCGCCAACCGGCCGCGCATCCTGTTCGCCGATGAGCCGACCGGCAACCTCGACCAGGGCACCGGCCAGCGGGTGGTGGACATCCTGCTCGAGCTCAACCGGGAGCTCGGCACCACCACGGTGCTGGTCACCCACGACCTCGAGCTGGCCCGCAAGGCGCGGCGGGTGATCCGCCTGGCCGACGGCGCCGTGGTGAGCGACGGGGCCGCCGGGTGA
- a CDS encoding FtsX-like permease family protein, translating into MSRLGFVTRLAWRESRAAGRRMLLLTAAISIGVGALVAIESFTDNLQVAVEGQSRALLGGDLAVSARSAPSESFRRTLDSLTLAAGADSVRDRASVTSFSGMAYVPRTAGTRLVQVNAITGGYPFYGVARTEPATAWARLATERVTLVDPAFLTSLGAQVGDTMALGEARFVIAGTVTSFPGDVGVRAAFGPRVYIPGALLAETGLLGFGARVEYEWFLRTPDSLDARAFGATWQPRIGAQQGRLRTAVEEEQDLKQFLDQLGRYLGLVALIALLLGGVGVGSAVQVFIKRKRDTIAVLRCLGATSGQVFGAYLLQAAVMGLLGSLAGVVLGVLLQLALPTVFGAFLPLDVTVVPSPGAIATGLGVGVWVAVVFALLPLLAVRRVPPLAVLRRDVEEGPGARADRWMWLARAALAASVIGMAALQVGQLLQGAVFAAGIGAALLVLWLAAFGLTRALRRWFPHRLPYVARQGLANLYRPANQTVAVVLALGFGAFLLGALAVMQHNLLRQLQLDGGIGRPNLVFFDIQPDQRDDVLARIRAAGLEAQAPVPIVPMRLVAIKGKRVKDLLADTLHRSAGPDSAGRGARDRGPRDDITWALRREYRSTYRDASVGSEKLVVGDWWAPGAGAAPGVVPLSLEVGIAGDLDVTIRDTLTWSIQGVEIPSVVTSLREVNWARFEPNFFAVFPAGPLDAAPQSFVVLTRVDDATVMGQVQRSIVERHPNVTSIDLTSIQKSIEQIVASVSLAIRFMALFSLATGVVVLVGALATSRYQRVREAALLKTLGATRRQVVRIMVTEYAALGLLAAVVATGLSTAGGWALMKWVFEVPFTVPWAGFAILATVLVALPVATGLWTSLDLFRRSPLAVLREE; encoded by the coding sequence GTGAGCCGCCTGGGCTTCGTGACCCGGCTGGCGTGGCGGGAGAGCCGCGCCGCCGGCCGCCGGATGTTGCTGCTCACGGCGGCGATCTCCATCGGCGTGGGGGCGCTGGTGGCCATCGAGTCGTTCACCGACAACCTGCAGGTGGCCGTCGAGGGCCAGTCACGCGCGCTGCTGGGTGGTGACCTCGCGGTCAGCGCCCGCAGCGCGCCCTCCGAGTCCTTCCGGCGCACCCTCGACTCCCTGACCCTCGCGGCCGGCGCGGACAGCGTGCGCGACCGCGCCAGCGTCACCTCGTTCAGCGGCATGGCCTATGTGCCCCGCACCGCCGGCACCCGGCTGGTGCAGGTCAACGCCATCACCGGCGGCTACCCGTTCTACGGCGTGGCGCGCACCGAGCCCGCCACCGCCTGGGCCCGGCTGGCCACCGAGCGGGTCACGCTGGTGGACCCGGCATTTCTCACCTCGCTGGGCGCGCAGGTGGGCGACACCATGGCGCTGGGCGAGGCCCGGTTCGTCATCGCCGGCACGGTGACGAGCTTCCCCGGGGACGTGGGCGTCCGCGCCGCCTTCGGCCCGCGGGTGTACATCCCGGGCGCGCTCCTCGCGGAGACCGGCCTCCTCGGGTTCGGCGCGCGGGTGGAGTATGAGTGGTTTCTGCGGACCCCCGACTCCCTCGACGCGCGGGCGTTCGGCGCCACCTGGCAGCCGCGGATCGGCGCCCAGCAGGGGCGGCTTCGCACCGCGGTCGAGGAGGAGCAGGACCTCAAGCAGTTCCTCGACCAGCTGGGCCGCTATCTCGGGCTCGTGGCGCTGATCGCGCTGCTGCTGGGGGGCGTGGGCGTGGGCAGCGCGGTGCAGGTGTTCATCAAGCGCAAGCGCGACACCATCGCGGTGCTCCGCTGCCTGGGCGCCACCAGCGGCCAGGTCTTCGGCGCCTACCTGCTGCAGGCCGCGGTGATGGGGCTGCTCGGAAGCCTGGCCGGGGTGGTCCTGGGGGTGCTGCTGCAGCTGGCGCTGCCCACGGTGTTCGGCGCCTTCCTGCCGCTCGACGTGACCGTGGTTCCCTCGCCCGGCGCCATCGCCACCGGCCTCGGCGTGGGGGTGTGGGTGGCGGTGGTGTTCGCGCTGCTGCCGCTGCTCGCGGTGCGCCGGGTACCCCCGCTCGCCGTCCTGCGGCGGGACGTGGAGGAGGGCCCCGGTGCCCGCGCCGATCGCTGGATGTGGCTGGCGCGGGCGGCGCTCGCGGCCAGCGTGATCGGGATGGCCGCGCTGCAGGTGGGCCAGCTGCTGCAGGGGGCCGTCTTCGCGGCCGGGATCGGCGCCGCGCTCCTGGTGCTGTGGCTCGCGGCGTTCGGCCTCACCCGGGCGCTGCGCCGCTGGTTCCCGCACCGGCTGCCCTACGTGGCCCGGCAGGGCCTGGCCAACCTCTACCGGCCGGCCAACCAGACCGTAGCGGTGGTGCTGGCGCTCGGCTTCGGGGCGTTCCTGCTGGGCGCGCTGGCCGTCATGCAGCACAACCTGCTCAGGCAGCTGCAGCTCGACGGCGGCATCGGGCGGCCCAACCTGGTCTTCTTCGACATCCAGCCCGACCAGCGCGACGACGTCCTGGCCCGCATCCGCGCCGCGGGGCTCGAGGCGCAGGCGCCGGTGCCGATCGTCCCCATGCGGCTGGTGGCCATCAAGGGCAAGCGGGTCAAGGACCTGCTGGCGGACACCCTGCACCGGTCGGCGGGCCCCGACAGCGCCGGGCGCGGGGCGCGCGACCGCGGCCCCCGCGACGACATCACCTGGGCGCTCCGCCGCGAGTACCGCTCCACCTACCGCGACGCCTCGGTCGGCTCCGAGAAGCTCGTGGTGGGCGACTGGTGGGCGCCCGGCGCCGGGGCCGCGCCCGGCGTGGTACCCCTCTCGCTCGAGGTGGGCATCGCGGGCGACCTCGACGTGACCATCCGCGACACCCTCACCTGGAGCATCCAGGGGGTCGAGATCCCCAGCGTGGTCACCAGCCTGCGCGAGGTGAACTGGGCCCGCTTCGAGCCCAACTTCTTCGCCGTCTTCCCGGCGGGCCCGCTCGACGCCGCGCCGCAGAGCTTCGTGGTCCTCACCCGGGTGGACGACGCCACCGTGATGGGCCAGGTGCAGCGCAGCATCGTGGAGCGGCATCCCAACGTCACCTCGATCGACCTCACCTCCATCCAGAAGAGCATCGAGCAGATCGTGGCCAGCGTCTCGCTGGCCATCCGCTTCATGGCGCTGTTCAGCCTGGCCACCGGCGTCGTGGTGCTGGTGGGCGCGCTCGCCACCAGCCGCTACCAGCGGGTGCGCGAGGCGGCGCTCCTCAAGACCCTCGGCGCCACCCGGCGCCAGGTGGTGCGCATCATGGTCACGGAGTACGCCGCGCTCGGCCTGCTCGCGGCGGTGGTGGCCACCGGGCTCTCCACCGCCGGCGGCTGGGCGCTCATGAAGTGGGTCTTCGAAGTACCGTTCACGGTGCCGTGGGCGGGATTCGCGATCCTGGCCACCGTCCTCGTGGCGCTGCCGGTGGCCACGGGGCTGTGGACCAGCCTGGACCTGTTCCGGCGGTCGCCGCTGGCGGTGCTGCGGGAGGAGTAG